The Streptomyces sp. NBC_00670 genome window below encodes:
- a CDS encoding sensor histidine kinase, with translation MTSAEEEGPRALFAGASHRWVRMLPWGVAFVLCVALLPTTIVVLTADYGLNGGVAAALAVAQAAPLLLAVVRPLLAWYVVFAADVAGALALLAVGFPERLLWPFPPTGIVGYVGLCLALGLRERRRTLVLVWLATAGANVALGFAAPHGFGARELLLTILGGVALLLGGVLRERSEAQRRLAEQETISEAERGRRTLLEERARIARELHDVVAHHMSVITVQANTAEYRLERLPPDVREEFTSIAGTARESLGEMRRLLGVLRNEETHGELVPQPGLAQIGQLVEATARARGPVEFTPCDIDAEVPETVGLSAYRIVQEALANVVRHAPGAHTRVSLSVAEPDQGGGALLTVLVVNGPPPAPPAAPLEASGTGHGLVGMRERVRLVGGTLDVGPLPDGGFRVAARLPLIEKDPT, from the coding sequence ATGACCTCAGCGGAGGAGGAAGGCCCGCGCGCGCTGTTCGCGGGGGCCTCCCACAGGTGGGTACGGATGCTGCCGTGGGGCGTCGCCTTCGTGCTGTGCGTCGCGCTGCTGCCCACGACCATCGTGGTCCTCACCGCCGACTACGGTCTGAACGGGGGCGTCGCCGCCGCCCTGGCCGTCGCGCAGGCCGCGCCGCTGCTGCTCGCCGTCGTACGGCCGCTGCTCGCCTGGTACGTGGTCTTCGCCGCCGACGTGGCCGGGGCGCTCGCGCTGCTCGCCGTCGGCTTCCCGGAGCGGCTGCTGTGGCCGTTCCCGCCCACGGGGATCGTCGGGTACGTCGGTCTCTGCCTCGCCCTGGGCCTGCGCGAGCGGCGCCGGACGCTGGTCCTCGTGTGGCTGGCCACGGCGGGCGCGAACGTCGCCCTGGGGTTCGCCGCACCCCACGGTTTCGGTGCCAGGGAGCTGCTGCTCACCATCCTCGGGGGCGTCGCGCTCCTGCTGGGCGGGGTGCTCCGCGAGCGGTCCGAGGCGCAGCGCAGACTGGCCGAGCAGGAGACGATCAGCGAGGCCGAGCGCGGCCGGCGGACGCTGCTGGAGGAACGCGCCCGGATCGCCCGCGAGCTGCACGACGTGGTCGCCCACCACATGTCCGTCATCACGGTGCAGGCGAACACCGCCGAGTACCGCCTGGAGAGGCTGCCGCCGGACGTGCGGGAGGAGTTCACGTCCATCGCGGGAACCGCGCGCGAGTCGCTCGGCGAGATGCGCAGGCTCCTCGGCGTGCTGCGCAACGAGGAGACGCACGGCGAGCTCGTGCCCCAGCCCGGACTGGCGCAGATCGGGCAGCTGGTGGAGGCGACGGCGAGGGCCCGCGGGCCGGTGGAATTCACCCCCTGCGACATCGATGCCGAGGTGCCCGAGACCGTGGGCCTGTCCGCCTACCGGATCGTCCAGGAGGCCCTCGCGAACGTCGTGCGGCACGCGCCGGGCGCGCACACGCGGGTGTCGCTGTCGGTGGCGGAGCCGGATCAGGGAGGCGGCGCCCTGCTCACCGTCCTCGTCGTCAACGGCCCGCCGCCGGCACCGCCCGCCGCGCCGCTGGAGGCGAGCGGCACCGGGCACGGCCTCGTCGGCATGCGCGAGCGGGTGCGGCTCGTCGGCGGCACCCTCGACGTGGGGCCGCTGCCGGACGGCGGCTTCCGCGTCGCGGCACGACTTCCGCTCATCGAAAAGGACCCCACGTGA